DNA sequence from the Lysinibacillus sp. OF-1 genome:
TTTTTGAAAGGCGACTAAATGGTGCATCAATTGTCGGATGTCGTATTGTTATGCCTGTTAAGATAGTGATAAGGAAGGTGATGGATATGGATTCTTTAACAAGATTAAATGAGGCAGTGGCGTATATTGAAGCTCATCTAACAGAAGAAATAGACTTAAAAGAGGCTACAAGAATAGCTTATTGCTCGGACTATCATTTTAAACGAATGTTTTCCTTTCTAGCAGGGGTATCGTTGTCGGAGTATATTCGTCGTAGGCGGTTGACACTTGCCGCTCTAGAACTGTCGCATTCCTCTAAGAGAATCCTTGATATTGCCATTTGTTATGGCTATCGCTCCGCAGATGCTTTTACAAGAGCCTTTCAGCAAATGCACGGCATCACACCATCCGAGGCGAGGCAAAGTGGTCAAATCTTAAAAGCCTTCCCCCGGATGACCTTCCAACTTACTATTAAAGGAGGTAGTGAAATGAATTACCGACTCGAGCAAAAAGAAGCATTTCACATTATCGGACTCATGAAAAGAGTACCAATTGTTTTTCAAGGAGAAAATCAAGCAATAACAGAGCTGGCTCGCTCTTTGACAATGGCGGACATTGAGCAACTGAAAAAGCTGTCCAATATCGAACCAAAGGGGATAATCCAAGCCTCCACCAACTTTTCAGAAGGGAGAATGGAAGAAAAGGGAGAACTCGACCATTATATTGGAGTGGCCACAACAGAAAAAGGTACCCACCACTTTACAGCGTTGGATGTACCTGCGTGTACGTGGGCCGTATTTGAAGCGGTCGGACCATTCCCGCAAACACTACAGGAAATGTGGGGCCGCATCTATGCCGAATGGTTCCCATCCTCTAGCTATGAGCAAGTAGCTGGCCCTGAAATCGTGCGTCATGCAAGCACCGATTTCTCCTCCCCAACATTTACAAGTGAAATATGGATCCCCATTTATAAAAAGGAGCCTTTTGCGTAATGCAAAGGCTCTTTACTGTATTTTTGTGCCATTTGGTACCTGCTGATCAGGTGTTAACAGGATCACATCGCCCTCTACAGGCACCCCACCAATAACTAACACCTCAGACTTAAAACCAGCGACACGGCGGGGAGGAAAATTAACAATTGCCACTACTTGCTTCCCAATCATTTGCGCCGGTGTATAACGCTTGGTAATTTGTGCAGAAGACTGTTTAATGCCAAGCTCTTCACCAAAATCAATGGTCATTTTAATCGCAGGAACACGCGCTTTTGGCAATTCCTCTGCCTCTATAACCGTGCCAATTCGTATATCAAGTGCTATAAAATCTTCAATGGTAGCCATAATCATACTCCTTCTTCTTTTATGACAATGCTATCATTGAATAGAAAAATATTCAAAAAAAGAAGAGCACGTGCAGCGCTCTTCTCTCATTAACGACGATGCTCTACCAGGTCAATAGCTCCTAACACAATGTGTGCTAGTCCAAAACCAAAGAGGGTATTGGCCACCATTTTGTTAGAGCCGTGCTTTTGCTTCATGGCATATCCAGCAGCAGTAACAGCCGACCCTAGGATAGTAGGGATTAAACCTTCACGAATTCCATTCATAAATTGATCCCTCCGTCGTATGATTCGATGTGAATTTCACACCATACTTACTATGAACGTTTGGCGAGCATACTATACTAAGCATCAATCAAATAGCGTATTTTTGTACTAAAGGAAGAAAGCCTCCTGCAAAAAAAACGAAAAGAATGGCCACTCTCATTTACATAATGTATGTAATTTTTGAAATTATTGAAACAAATAGGAGACGTTAGCCGTATAATAAAATAAGGGGGGCTGAAAATGAAGTATGTAGGCATTGGCACGATATTATCGATTCTAGGCGTTGTATGTTCCATCTTCATATGGGGTACCGAGCAAGCGCATTTGCTCTCAGGGATACTAGGCGGAGTGTTCATCTTTGTCTCGATAGTCATGTCAGGAGCAATAGCGAGCGGAGATAGAATACGAGCCAATCTCGCTACAGAAACAAAAGAAGCTAGAAACGAACGCAAT
Encoded proteins:
- a CDS encoding AraC family transcriptional regulator; the encoded protein is MDSLTRLNEAVAYIEAHLTEEIDLKEATRIAYCSDYHFKRMFSFLAGVSLSEYIRRRRLTLAALELSHSSKRILDIAICYGYRSADAFTRAFQQMHGITPSEARQSGQILKAFPRMTFQLTIKGGSEMNYRLEQKEAFHIIGLMKRVPIVFQGENQAITELARSLTMADIEQLKKLSNIEPKGIIQASTNFSEGRMEEKGELDHYIGVATTEKGTHHFTALDVPACTWAVFEAVGPFPQTLQEMWGRIYAEWFPSSSYEQVAGPEIVRHASTDFSSPTFTSEIWIPIYKKEPFA
- the csaA gene encoding chaperone CsaA, which encodes MATIEDFIALDIRIGTVIEAEELPKARVPAIKMTIDFGEELGIKQSSAQITKRYTPAQMIGKQVVAIVNFPPRRVAGFKSEVLVIGGVPVEGDVILLTPDQQVPNGTKIQ
- a CDS encoding DUF5316 domain-containing protein; the protein is MKYVGIGTILSILGVVCSIFIWGTEQAHLLSGILGGVFIFVSIVMSGAIASGDRIRANLATETKEARNERNRMMTNASLLALPNIIVAIFAYYL